The following proteins are co-located in the Parafannyhessea umbonata genome:
- a CDS encoding peptidase U32 family protein produces the protein MTSANNISASAAAPARRRPMRLLAPAGGPEQLRQAMHFGADEVYLAGRSWGMRARSKNFDRDQLEQAVRLAHASGVAVHLTLNTLMRDCDIDALPDYLRFVDQIGVDAAIVADLGAMALVRRYAPHVELHVSTQASVMNALAAEEYARLGARRVVLAREMSVREVADLRRRLDADGFSSLELEVFAHGSMCMAVSGRCLLSSELVGRERGASFGACTQPCRWGWTLVEESRPDVRRMPVEQDDSWSYILSSNDLAMLDHLDDLAAAGVAAVKIEGRAKGAYYTACVTNAYRHVLDGEPASAWVGELDAVSHRPYSTGFFYGNPTQNPGRVEYQRDRLMVATVEKSVALSADAGSGSRYMTEVLCRNKAAAGSVLQVLSPREPIRECRLGALERFDAELQTWVPAADLSRAMERYRTALPFALEPLDILCLKQ, from the coding sequence ATGACCAGCGCCAACAACATATCCGCATCCGCCGCCGCGCCGGCAAGACGTCGCCCCATGCGCCTGCTCGCGCCGGCCGGCGGCCCAGAGCAGCTGCGCCAGGCCATGCACTTTGGCGCGGACGAGGTCTACCTGGCCGGCCGCAGCTGGGGCATGCGCGCCCGCAGCAAGAACTTCGATCGCGACCAGCTTGAGCAGGCCGTCCGCCTGGCACACGCGTCCGGCGTTGCCGTCCACCTCACGCTGAACACGCTCATGCGCGATTGCGACATTGACGCCCTGCCAGACTACCTGCGCTTCGTGGATCAGATCGGGGTGGACGCCGCCATCGTGGCGGACCTGGGTGCCATGGCGCTTGTGCGCAGGTACGCGCCGCACGTGGAGCTGCACGTGTCCACGCAGGCCTCCGTCATGAACGCGCTCGCGGCAGAGGAGTACGCCCGCCTGGGCGCACGCCGCGTCGTCCTTGCGCGCGAGATGAGCGTGCGCGAGGTCGCGGACCTGCGCCGACGCCTGGACGCGGACGGGTTCTCGTCGCTGGAGCTGGAGGTCTTCGCCCACGGCTCCATGTGCATGGCCGTAAGCGGCCGCTGCCTGCTGTCGAGCGAGCTCGTCGGCCGCGAGCGCGGCGCGAGCTTTGGCGCGTGCACCCAGCCGTGCCGCTGGGGCTGGACCCTGGTGGAGGAGTCGCGCCCGGACGTGCGCCGCATGCCCGTGGAGCAGGACGACTCCTGGAGCTACATCCTGAGCTCCAACGACCTCGCAATGCTCGACCACCTGGACGATCTTGCGGCCGCGGGCGTCGCCGCCGTCAAGATCGAGGGCCGCGCGAAGGGCGCCTACTACACGGCGTGCGTCACGAACGCCTACCGCCACGTGCTCGATGGCGAGCCCGCCTCCGCCTGGGTGGGCGAGCTGGACGCCGTGAGCCACCGCCCGTACTCCACGGGCTTCTTCTATGGCAACCCCACGCAGAACCCCGGCCGCGTGGAGTACCAGCGCGACCGCCTGATGGTGGCCACGGTCGAGAAGAGCGTGGCGCTTTCGGCCGACGCTGGCTCGGGGTCGCGCTACATGACGGAGGTGCTCTGCCGCAACAAGGCCGCGGCTGGCTCCGTCCTGCAGGTGCTCTCTCCGCGCGAGCCCATTCGCGAGTGCCGCCTGGGCGCGCTCGAGCGCTTCGACGCCGAGCTCCAGACCTGGGTGCCCGCGGCAGACCTCTCGCGCGCGATGGAGCGCTACCGCACGGCGCTGCCGTTCGCCCTCGAGCCGCTCGACATCCTCTGCCTCAAGCAGTAG
- a CDS encoding serine hydrolase, translated as MTARHAAKGRSNAKADARKDHARHAGHLAQDALGEKDSRRGRRAYRGRAVAVAVAISAVVAAGAVMASPQLRGQIFSPTGDGGADASTSATGSRRGDASASGEEAGTTKVGGSDASAPDGGASDTSASGEAKAAPKEDATALDTGADAKVTTFATRSGISVTAPAGFESTPTCEHLEDAVAAFTARGYHLGFAMVDLKTGRGASYNASQKFYPASSIKAVYVTAILESTHGGAASSSDAITKCLVDSDNDAFRTLLKTYGYRVYGSWLQSRAPEAAQEAYGYNYPHISAAGMLNCWREVYRFGTSGEPGASLLSGCLARTNHSAWGALLRDRFTVWSKPGWYPANEGLASTATADNGIVFSDCGDYAVAVLSDAPSDFDSLLPVLDALNAAHGKMCGGSSALRQTSATTVG; from the coding sequence GTGACGGCACGGCACGCGGCAAAGGGCCGCAGCAACGCAAAGGCAGACGCACGCAAGGATCACGCCCGTCACGCGGGGCACCTGGCGCAGGACGCGCTGGGCGAGAAGGACAGCCGCCGTGGCCGTCGCGCCTACCGCGGGCGCGCGGTTGCCGTGGCCGTAGCGATCTCCGCAGTCGTGGCTGCGGGTGCCGTGATGGCATCGCCGCAGTTGAGGGGGCAGATCTTCTCGCCCACGGGCGACGGCGGCGCCGACGCGAGCACCTCTGCCACAGGCTCGCGGCGCGGCGATGCGAGCGCCTCCGGCGAGGAGGCCGGCACCACGAAGGTCGGTGGCTCGGACGCAAGCGCACCTGACGGCGGCGCATCTGACACGAGCGCGTCCGGCGAGGCGAAGGCCGCGCCAAAGGAGGACGCGACGGCGCTCGACACCGGCGCGGACGCGAAGGTGACCACGTTCGCCACGAGGAGCGGCATCAGCGTGACGGCGCCGGCGGGCTTTGAGTCCACGCCCACGTGCGAGCATCTGGAAGACGCGGTGGCCGCGTTCACCGCGAGGGGCTACCACCTGGGCTTTGCCATGGTGGACCTGAAGACGGGGCGCGGCGCGTCGTACAACGCCAGCCAGAAGTTCTATCCCGCGAGCAGCATAAAGGCCGTGTACGTAACCGCAATCCTGGAGTCCACGCACGGCGGCGCCGCATCGAGCTCGGACGCCATCACCAAGTGCCTGGTCGACTCTGACAACGACGCGTTCCGCACGCTGCTGAAGACGTACGGATACCGCGTGTATGGCTCCTGGCTGCAGAGTCGCGCGCCCGAGGCGGCGCAGGAGGCGTACGGCTACAACTACCCGCACATATCTGCCGCGGGCATGCTGAACTGCTGGCGCGAGGTGTATCGCTTTGGCACGTCCGGCGAGCCCGGCGCGAGCCTCCTGTCCGGCTGCCTTGCGCGCACGAACCACTCCGCGTGGGGCGCGCTCTTGCGCGACCGCTTTACGGTGTGGTCCAAGCCAGGCTGGTACCCCGCAAACGAGGGCCTGGCCTCCACGGCGACGGCCGACAACGGCATCGTGTTTTCAGACTGCGGCGACTACGCGGTCGCTGTGCTTTCCGACGCGCCCTCGGACTTCGACTCGCTGCTGCCGGTGCTGGACGCGCTGAACGCCGCACACGGCAAGATGTGCGGCGGCAGCTCCGCCCTGCGGCAGACATCCGCAACCACCGTGGGCTAG
- a CDS encoding MogA/MoaB family molybdenum cofactor biosynthesis protein yields MALEVRKATAGDLEPLRGLDAASRGDDGHGGESFSVEVITVSDRSFRGERPDASGPALVELAERHGYRVVATRLVPDERERIEAELRDAAARGVALVLTTGGTGFSPRDVTPEATAAVCERMAPGIPEAMRAASLAITPKACLSREVAGIVGRTLVVNLPGSPKAAVENVSAVIGPIAHGLGILRGEALDG; encoded by the coding sequence ATGGCACTTGAGGTCAGGAAGGCGACTGCGGGGGACCTGGAGCCGCTGCGGGGACTGGACGCCGCGTCCCGAGGGGACGACGGCCATGGCGGCGAGTCCTTCTCGGTAGAGGTCATTACCGTGAGCGACCGCTCGTTTAGGGGCGAGCGGCCGGATGCGAGCGGGCCTGCGCTCGTGGAGCTTGCGGAGCGCCACGGGTATCGCGTGGTGGCGACGCGCCTGGTGCCGGACGAGCGCGAGCGGATAGAGGCGGAGCTGCGCGACGCGGCCGCGCGCGGGGTGGCGCTGGTGCTGACCACCGGGGGCACGGGGTTCTCGCCGCGCGACGTGACGCCGGAGGCCACGGCCGCCGTGTGCGAGCGCATGGCGCCGGGCATCCCGGAGGCCATGCGGGCGGCGTCGCTTGCGATCACGCCCAAGGCGTGCCTCTCGCGCGAGGTCGCGGGCATCGTGGGACGCACGCTGGTGGTGAACCTGCCCGGCAGCCCCAAGGCCGCGGTAGAGAACGTCTCCGCCGTGATCGGGCCCATCGCGCACGGGCTGGGCATCCTGCGCGGCGAGGCGCTGGACGGCTAG